In Oryzias latipes chromosome 15, ASM223467v1, the following proteins share a genomic window:
- the LOC101171606 gene encoding LOW QUALITY PROTEIN: transmembrane protein 121-like (The sequence of the model RefSeq protein was modified relative to this genomic sequence to represent the inferred CDS: deleted 1 base in 1 codon), which produces MVPPPPTNKPHVCLSTILIMSSMALIDAYLVEQNHGPRKIGICIMVMVGDICFLIVLRYVAVWVGAEVRTAKRGYAMILWFLYIFVLEIKVYFVYQNYKADRKSLDALARKALTLLLSVCIPVLFIVLVAIDHMEYVRAFKKREEIRNRLFWVVVDLLDVLDIQANLWEPQKKGLPLWAEGLMFFYCYILLLVLPCVSLSEISMQGINIVPHKMLLYPILSLVTINIITLFIRGGNMILYRDARVSGILIGKNILAIIIKTCSFVQYRRQLQNAPPAFGVELQKNSVAGPPPPLPKLSRRSRRLSPK; this is translated from the exons ATggtacccccaccccccactaaCAAGCCCCATGTGTGCCTATCTACTATCCTCATCATGAGCAGCATGGCACTGATTGACGCCTACCTGGTTGAGCAGAACCACGGACCACGAAAGATTGGGATCTGCATCATGGTGATGGTGGGTGACATCTGCTTCCTGATTGTTTTGCGCTACGTGGCAGTGTGGGTGGGCGCTGAGGTGCGCACGGCCAAGCGAGGCTACGCCATGATCCTCTGGTTCCTTTACATCTTCGTGTTGGAGATCAAGGTCTACTTTGTGTATCAGAACTACAAAGCGGACCGGAAGAGCTTGGACGCTCTTGCGAGGAAAGCGTTGACGTTGCTGCTGTCTGTTTGCATCCCGGTGTTGTTCATCGTCCTGGTGGCCATCGACCACATGGAATATGTCCGGGCTTTCAAGAAGCGTGAAGAGATCCGCAATCGTCTCTTCTGGGTGGTGGTGGACTTGCTGGACGTACTGGACATCCAGGCAAACTTGTGGGAGCCTCAGAAGAAGGGCTTGCCTCTTTGGGCTGAGGGCCTGATGTTCTTCTACTGCTACATCCTTCTTCTGGTCCTGCCTTGCGTGTCACTGAGTGAGATCAGCATGCAGGGCATCAACATCGTGCCCCACAAGATGCTGCTGTACCCCATCCTCAGCCTGGTGACCATAAACATCATCACACTCTTCATCCGCGGGGGGAACATGATTTTGTACAGGGACGCCAGGGTATCTGGGATCCTGATAGGGAAGAACATTCTGGCCATCATAATAAAGACCTGCAGCTTCGTGCAGTACAGGAGACAGTTGCAGAATGCACCGCCCGCTTTCGGCGTGGAGCTGCAGAAGAACTCTGTGGCT GGCCCGCCCCCACCCCTCCCCAAGTTGTCACGCAGGAGCAGACGCCTCTCCCCGAAGTGA